A window of Sebastes umbrosus isolate fSebUmb1 chromosome 6, fSebUmb1.pri, whole genome shotgun sequence genomic DNA:
GAGATAAAGCCTACAATACTTTCAGACTGCACAATCACAGTCAcccacacctacacacaccaAGCCTGCGTTTTTCAAGGAAGTCAAATACTTCCTCATTTTGGCCATCATTGCAAATCTTCCTCAGATATTTCCTCTTCTTTAAGCTCCTGAAATGACATACATGCCGTTAGAACAACCAGCGAAGGAGCAGGTTATGTCTGCCACAATCAGAAATGAGATGTTTCTGAGCTTTACCTTGATTCTCTCCAAGGCCTCAGTCCTCTCCTCTGGGGAGACGGGCTCTTTGTCAAGTCGCTCCAGCTGTGGCAGTACAACTAGTACATTCAGCCGGTAGTCTGTCGCCTCCACCAGAGGATTGTCAGAAAGGACCAAAGCTCGCAGAGTTTTTGACACAAGTGTGATGCTTTGCAGGGCATTCTCATCTAAGATTAGGTTGCCTCTAAGGGAGACAGAaacatatgatatatatatataatctgggatacatcattttattttttactgagttgataacagGCTCTGATCTATCCTGTTGGGATAACAACCGCGTACCTGACATTGAGGTATTGGAGACACTTCATGTTGGCGCTGAAACCAACCAGAGTATCTAGCTGGTTGTCTCGAAGGTGAAGGGTGGTGAGGCGCTCTAACTTCTCTAAACCCTCCAGATGCGTGATAACATTTTGGGCCTGAACGGAGAGCAAGAATAGTTACAAGCAGGGTGCTCTTTTGGTCATTATTCGGATATTAAGGCTGGTGTTAATGGATCAACCTCATTAAGTGTGTTAGTGCTATTATTAACCAAATCATATAGTGCTTTTTTTTACCAGATATAATTTCTGCAGGTTGGGAAGGTCGATGCCATCAGTGGTTTCCAACATGTTTCCCCTCAGCTCCAGAGTTACCAAGTTGTCAAAACAGCCACTCTGAAGACCAGTCACTCTCTGAATACTGTTACCTGCCAGAGTGGTTGCAAAATGTCATGTCAATTATATTTCCAAAAGATATATAGGCTATTAGGCACCAGGGTTATTATAATAAACTAAGActaaaataagcagtgaaaatattgtttaataaACTGACTTAAAGACTTGActaaaagtaaactgaaacaatattgcattgttaaaaaactaataaaaatgagagtgaattgttttcagtttttcGTTTTGTTTAGCTATAATGCTATGCCGCAACTGCTTCACTTAAGTAACGTGAAGgttaaacactaaacactaccCTTTTACCATTCCTACAGTTCTCCAAGCATGTATTTTGTAGCTACATACTgctgagacattatagctggccATAACAATTACTGTAAAACTaacactaaatatataaaaactaactctgaaaaactgaaactaaactaaaactagcaaacacactgaaaactaaactaaaatgaaattgaaaaaagtCAATAGTGATAATGAACCATTAGGAAACTCCAAATTAGCTTAAAACATTCCCCCGTCATTCACACAGTATTATAAAAACACCATAGGCTGTATAGTCTATGCATACAACCAACGGACAACCTGAAAGATTGAGGCTCTCCAGGGCAGGCCCAACCAGGCCGTCCAGGTCTGTCAGCCGGTTTCCTGCCATACTCAGCCACTGCAGGTAGGTGAACTGATTGAAAGGTTGATCTTTGAGGGACGCCACAGCATTATTGTCAACCTACAGACGAAGAGTTGGATTAGAGATTCACCATCAGTTAGAGTGAATGATACTGACAGCCCCAGAGATGTCCTTttctaaatgaataaagaaggGAGGTCCTTGCCTTCAGCCAGAGCAGCTGGGTCAGAGATTCCAGAGGATAAAGATCAGTGAGGTGGTTGTCGGAGAGATCCAGAAAACGTAGGTGAATAAAACTGCTGATTACATCGATGTCACTCAGTCCTCTGAGGAGTACAGTGATGACAAAGGGAACATTAGTATAAAATCAAAGAGACAATTCAAGATTATAGGGCAAATGCAGcctattttgtatgtattttttgtcCCCATACTTGTCTTTGAGGTCCAGTCTGACAAATGCATGGCCAAGTCCATCTCCTGTTCGGCACAGCAATGAGAGCTTCTCACTTATGGTTTCTTGGGTCAAATGGCAAATCTCTACCTGTGAGATTGGAAGACATCACAGGATTATACTTTTCCAAATTGTTGGTGGTGCTAACTCACAGAGGATTGAATGCACTACAGGACCCCATCAATGTTAGTGTATGGGGCACAGCCCAGACACAATAGAGGTTCAAAACCACCCATGGAACATTTTAACTAAACCTTCAAAATCCCTGTGAATTACTTACATTTAATGCAGTAacgctttataataaaaagtacaaatcATATACTTAAGTAATGCTTAACTGATGCATGACTCATTATAATATAATGCATGAATGAATGCTGGTATCATGTATTCCTGTTGCTCTCCATCAACAAAGCCACTGTGACTTTGTGATTATTTCACCAATCACCAATTCAGGAATGTTAATTCAGAGTTACTTCATACATTAATTGATGCTACCAAATTAATTCAGATCCATGCATTTGCTCAATCACTCTAAAAGAAGAATAGCAGCTATACTCATATAGAAAtatgaagctttttttttgtcaaactggTGGTCAGATGCTACATTTACAACCTTATGGGGTGGAgcctgagattttttttttattattattatatgttaatGTATGAAATAACTGTGAATTAACATTCCTTAATTAATGATGAAGTGTGAATTAATCACATAGGGTCATAGGGACTTGATCATTTGTTAACACGGTGACAGGAATTTATGATGCATCCTGCTGCATTAATTCATGCAATAAATCAGGAGTCATGCATTTTAAGCATCACTTAAGTATATAATTTGTACCCTTATAATAAACCAATATCATTAccaatatgtatataatatatatatacatataatatataaaatatatatatataacatataatataatatatatatataataaatatacaatataaaatatataatatatatatacctatatgTTTAGGTttaacattgtatatatataatataatatatatttataatatataccTATATGTTTAGGtttaacataatatataaaatgttaaaccTAAACATTTGAAAGGGGTGGGATGGGGGAATCAGGCCTTGACCTTCCTGTCCATTTTTGGGGGGTAGCTAGATACTGGGATGAGATCTGTGATTATTTAAGGGAATATTTGAGACTGTGTAATTTACTCCACCTGCTTAAACCAGCATGCTATGGTAGTAATGTTACTTGTTCTTATAAAAAATGCACGATTAGATGTACACATTTCTTTTAAGAAGTTATCTTTCAGTAACTCTCACCTTCTCGTCCTCTTCAGCTCCTTCTTGCTgtgtttcttcctctccctctatATCCGACAAGATTGCATCTTCATCCACCTCAGACATGGCTCGTTGTTTTCACAAAAAGTAGCAGAAGACCAGCTGGTAGCTAATAAGCTGCTAACTAGTCCAACTGCACTGAGTTTAGCTATCTAATAGCGACGAAACTGACTGAGTTAGCTAAGCTAGTAACTGGACTGTTGCCAGGCCTAAGGTCTATGGTCCACGTTTGTGttgctgttgccatggaaacccAACATCCCTAACACGAGCACAGGTGTGTTAAAGACTCATTTGATGCTCACTTCTTACTGTGCTGTGAAAAATATAAAGGATGTgagagatgttttctttttaaaaaaaaataaataacatatatcCTGAGTTAATCCATCTCCCCTGATCCTCAGAAAATACCATACTTAatgtggggagaaaaatcaatgtgcaaTATTAGCTGCAAAATATGTTGACATATGATAATAGGTGCTACAAGCTCCAAACATGTTTCtgtaaaagaatgtatatttaaaatgtattttgtatattttgattattttgtgattgtttcttgtgaaatgtaattattcattaatatgtaatttcgctttggcaataatgtaacctgaacattcatgccaatGAAGCTCATTTGAAtttgaaacagaaaacacattctCAGGGTGAGACTAATGTGCAACCATGCAACAGCTGTACAATTTCTGCGGGTCAAGATGTTGCATTATTTATATTCCTCTTTTGTTAAACCACCGATTTGCAAAAACACAGCTTTGGAAATTTCAAGTTAAAATGTCGAAATATTAGCAACTGTTTACTGGCTTGCCCATACAAAGACATAAATCATTGATAatgatgaaaatgtgttattctgAATTAATTTACACAAGCTTGATGAAAACACAGTCACATTATTGGTAAAatacaagaaataaaaaataactttctccAGAGATAATGATGTATTAGGCCTACATTGTGAATTCATGACAAACTGAGACACTTTTTCATCCGACCCTGTCCAGTTCATGAGGTCTCTTCTAAAATGTTCATGCCCAGATCAGTCATTCACTGAATGACAAGGCATAtagcattaaattaaaaaacaaaatctatgGTGCATAGACAGTAATATTAGAAAATCCCAAATGTTTCCCAACCACATAAAGCTTGTTTATCACGCACAAGCTCCGAAGCAAGTGAGAACCCAAAACTGCATCATTCaggaagaaagcaaaaaaagtgCATTCTGTGCATTATCCTGACATCCACTGCTACAGGATCAGTTCATGAGTGTATTACCACTGTTTGAGGTAATTGTAATGTCAAACCAAAATTAAGAGGTTCATCTATTATCTATATATGATGTTAATGGTGAAGTGTTGCGTGCTAGGATTCGTCGTTCCCCCTGTCCCGGGTCAGGACGTTGAGATTTCAGGGTGAGGGCTCATTCCACTTGCATGTTGCGCAAAAGAAGCCCTTTTTTCACTCCTCCCTGCAGCATCCTGGCGCCAAGACTGGTGCCTGTGATCCCGTCactaaagagaaaaagagaataaaataacattaagtGCACACACAACCTAAGTAGAAAGAAAGCAACAGACCTTACACTACAGATAAGACATCACCATACATTTCTAGGGGTAGCTTGCTAGATAATGGGATGAGATCTGTGATTATTTAAGGGAATATTTGAGACTTCACTGCTGCTTACATGGGGCTAAACTTCCTCCTCTTAGGATCAGGAGGCTCAGGTCCATCCACAAGTCTCTGCAAGCAAAAAGAAGGCAATGAAGTGAATACTGCTACTATAAATTTAATTACTTTATGCAATGTTGTTTAACTCCTACAGTCGCACCCTGAGGCTCAACTAACCTCTTTGCCTGCAGATTCTTGCTGGATTCTTCTCTGCTCCAAGTTTTGCTGAGGGCGGACGGATAACAGGCAGAAGTTTAGACATGTTTAAAAGAGGAGGCGGCACCTTTGTCATTTTTAGACACCCTTTATATGACAAATAATGAAGAATGTATGAGACAATCATTTAACAAAATACACTGAAAAAGGTTTCCAGCCAGGAGTGAACAGATGTTCCTAATTCATCATTTATGCGATGTTTGTAAAGGTGTGAAATAAGATTCAAGCTGTTTTTGTAACCACCTTGTGTAGCTCAGAGAGCTGCTGGTGCCTGATGAGCGCCTCCTTGCTGGGGAACTGCCTCCTACACAGCAGACAAGCCAGTTTAACCCAGTCTGTCATTCTTCCGTCTTTCTCATCTCTGTCGCCTCCTTCTTCCTCGCTGTCAGTTTCTCCGCTGTAGGCTGGGACCAGACCCTGCTGCTGAGGAGGCGAACGCTACAGAAATAAGATGCAAGAGCAAATGAGGAACAGAACGCACGTCTCCACCAAGCAGTCCAGTCCAatccagttcagttcagtttgttacacattagaacggttatttttgcatttccattgacctctgacctcaagatatgtgaatcaaAACTctgagataaaacagatgttgacaaacggCATAATtttcagttgaaaaaaaggtaataaatcgcaatatatcttattgcaataccCAGCATATcgctaaatgtttaaaatcgcaataagatcgtattgtgacttagataatgtaataatattgtGGGCCTCTGGTGATTTGCACCCCTACCGGACACACTACGTTGTACACTATGCCGTACAATTGGTGTAGCACAgatcctctgtttggttgccgtTGAAATGATTCAGTGAGTGTCCCGTTGAAGATGATATTACAGCAGTTTCACGCACTGTTGCTACGGCGATCAGTTAAGAAtcctgcctacactgagggggtTCTACCTGCACTAGAAACACGGCATAAAGAAAAGGACCTGGTACTaaaagtgagtcgagtcgagcagagcagagctgtaCCATGCAGCGGAAACATGTCTATAGACACAGAAATAGTAATAGTATGCttgaaaaaacgttttttagcATCCTCTCCAAAAAGACAGGGTGTTCGAAAAACTGACCAACAAAGATACATATCAAATACAATCACTTTGACCATGCCCTTACTTCTGTACTTTGTCGGATCTGGTCCAGAAAAATCTGAGGCCGTTCAGACAACGCACCCTGCAGGACAGAAAAGCGAGATCAGAGGGATTACCAGGTCAGTTAGTAAGAGACATTGTCTTATTACTTGCACTGGGGCAGGATGAGTGGTTGTAGGAGCCATAGTCCTCTGGTTGATGGACATGATACCCTGCTGCCCCGAAGGGAAAACAGGTGTTTACAGCTAAgcctgtgtgtgtcagagtcaTGTACCTTTTTCTCCAGAACAGCATAGCCTGCGTCAGCACTAGCAGACTCTCGGCGGTCATCTAGGCGACTGTGGCCGGGCGCCCGAGTGTAACCAGGCGGCAGCGCTGTGGAGCCGACggcaggggaggaggagacagaacgCATGTTCTCCTTGTGTCTGTTGAGACTCTTCGCCCAGCGCTCCATATCTTTGGCAATCTATTAATAAAAAGCCCAAGAGATACAAGTTAGTTATATATATACGGACTGAACAGCGGAAGATTTACAATTTGAACAGTCGCCCACACCAAGGGTGGACAACATACAATAATGCAATCCAACTCAGTAGCTCTTCAATAAATACTACCTTGGTGAAGTCTAACATTTCCAGAATACTTTAGAGGTGTTAAAAGAACTTTGGTAATTTTAGTCTGAACTAAACTGTATTATATGGTAAGGtattgttattttgtccactaaCAGATGTGTTGAATCATACATACTGAAACTTACAAAGCTGTACAAATGTCAAATCAATATACAAAGAGCAAAGCCAGCTAAAAACTTTATGATGGAGGTTCACTTTGAAATCCAAAAGGTAAATTTAGTTGTCTGTGCACATCCGACAGTACTTGAACTTGTATCCAGGTTGTAGAGTACCTGTTGAGCGGTTTTACTCTTGGGTTTGTCTTTCTTCTCCTTGCCAGGGGTAGCAAACGGTGAGTCTGAAGGGGCTTCGCCAATACTCATGGGACCACCTTCGGAGTTGGACTGGCCGGCAGCAGCGGGAATGTAGGTGTGCTTCTCTCCATCCCAGTACATGTACTGCTGAGTGTGAGGATTGTAGTAGTACTGCAATAGAGGAGGGGCACACAAAACCAGACTGAAATGCTGAGGAAGAagacacattctgaaaaatgtttcaaaGAGCGCTGGCTTGATATTTAAACTGCAGTACATTCGCCACTCTTTACCTGGGAGTTAGGGTCATAGTAGAGGCCTGTGAGTGGGTCGTAATAGTAGCCAGAGCTTTCGTCATACTGGTATGTGGACACATCTGGCACAGCTGCAGTCAAACACACAGGACATTCACCTCAGGGTCAGATATCAAATTTAAACCCTTAATCGATCATAAAAGGTTTGATTCACTGttaatcagcagcagcatcgtGATTTATACATTCTGATAAACACTCAGTTATCCACcaaaaaactattttatatacaggattttttcatttttaaaaagtctggtGAAACTAGTTTGACCGAAATGTCTGCCACAAAGCTACATCTATTTGCAGTCATTAGTGAAGGTGttgattctgtgtttttttaagccAAGTCTCGATTCCTAACGCTGTTTGCATACCCCGTTTAGGGTTGAACACTGCAAATAACTTCCCAAGCTGTAGGCATACTAGGCAACACTGGGAACACAAAGCCTTA
This region includes:
- the lrrc23 gene encoding leucine-rich repeat-containing protein 23, whose product is MSEVDEDAILSDIEGEEETQQEGAEEDEKVEICHLTQETISEKLSLLCRTGDGLGHAFVRLDLKDKGLSDIDVISSFIHLRFLDLSDNHLTDLYPLESLTQLLWLKVDNNAVASLKDQPFNQFTYLQWLSMAGNRLTDLDGLVGPALESLNLSGNSIQRVTGLQSGCFDNLVTLELRGNMLETTDGIDLPNLQKLYLAQNVITHLEGLEKLERLTTLHLRDNQLDTLVGFSANMKCLQYLNVRGNLILDENALQSITLVSKTLRALVLSDNPLVEATDYRLNVLVVLPQLERLDKEPVSPEERTEALERIKELKEEEISEEDLQ